The Apium graveolens cultivar Ventura chromosome 6, ASM990537v1, whole genome shotgun sequence genome contains a region encoding:
- the LOC141665844 gene encoding secreted RxLR effector protein 161-like → MVGGLRYLMFTRPNIAYSVGLVSRFMERPTEMHLAAVKRIIRYVSGTFDFGLVYTKGEGNYLLSGYSDSDLAGNVDDRKLTGGMAFYLNENLITWVSQKQKCVALSSCESEFLAATAAACQGIWLYNLLRQITYIKPGPVVLYIDNKSAIDLAKNPVFHGRSKHIDIRYHFIRECVERGEIIPRHVNTAEQRADVLTKALSRAKFEGMRELLGVKKLQSV, encoded by the coding sequence ATGGTGGGAGGTCTTAGATATCTCATGTTCACAAGGCCTAATATAGCATATTCTGTTGGGTTGGTAAGTAGGTTCATGGAAAGACCTACTGAGATGCATCTAGCCGCAGTTAAACGCATCATTCGGTATGTTAGTGGAACTTTCGACTTTGGTTTGGTGTACACAAAGGGCGAGGGAAATTATTTACTTTCGGGGTATTCTGATAGTGATCTTGCTGGGAATGTTGATGATAGAAAATTGACTGGAGGTATGGCTTTTTACTTGAATGAGAATCTCATCACTTGGGTGTCACAAAAACAGAAATGTGTAGCTTTGTCGTCCTGTGAATCTGAGTTTTTAGCAGCAACAGCAGCTGCTTGTCAGGGGATATGGCTCTATAATCTACTCAGGCAAATAACATATATAAAGCCTGGTCCGGTTGTACTCTACATTGATAACAAGTCTGCAATAGACTTGGCCAAGAACCCGGTGTTTCACGGAAGGAGTAAGCATATAGACATTCGCTACCATTTTATACGCGAATGTGTTGAACGAGGTGAGATAATACCGAGACATGTTAACACAGCTGAGCAACGGGCTGATGTGTTGACTAAAGCATTGAGCAGAGCTAAGTTCGAAGGTATGCGTGAGCTGCTGGGGGTGAAAAAGCTGCAATCAGTTTAA